One genomic region from Deltaproteobacteria bacterium encodes:
- a CDS encoding (Fe-S)-binding protein gives MMDLKYLDKYKDEVDRCVRCGGCQASCPTYAYSGDESMVARGRMALVQAVIEGRLGFTGGFEKSIDSCLDCKACTKSCASDVKVDEIIYAAKAEIAAANGCNPLEKLLSKNVFIKSQRHPLLVRLAGLVKKLFYDPLPDFLPLPSPLKSLGKKRKLPAIGSTPLRKRRKLTKKLTNPSGRVAFYVGCATNMVHQHIGEAMIKVLEHNNIEVTLVNNEQCCGIPFLSKGDRETAEQLAKANIEAFASLKVDALLSCCATCSATLKDYPKWIDDEKAKALSAKVMDIHYYLAHHSDYKKGLGKIDESITWHDPCHLGRGQDVMDEPREILRSIPGLKFTEMSKPCQCCGFGGEVSLNDYKMSMTIAGDKVLSVKDSGAEELVTGCPACIMHMEDALNHFGHVIPVRHTVEYLAEAYKAGKKEK, from the coding sequence TGGACCGTTGTGTCAGGTGCGGTGGCTGCCAGGCATCGTGCCCTACTTATGCCTATTCCGGCGATGAATCGATGGTGGCAAGAGGCAGAATGGCCCTTGTGCAGGCTGTCATCGAAGGAAGGCTCGGCTTTACCGGTGGCTTTGAAAAAAGCATCGACAGCTGTCTCGATTGCAAGGCCTGTACGAAATCTTGCGCCAGCGATGTGAAAGTCGATGAAATCATCTATGCTGCCAAGGCCGAGATTGCGGCAGCCAATGGCTGCAATCCTCTTGAAAAACTGCTTTCAAAAAATGTCTTTATAAAAAGTCAAAGGCATCCATTATTAGTCAGACTGGCGGGACTTGTCAAAAAACTGTTCTACGATCCTCTACCCGACTTTCTGCCCCTCCCTTCCCCTCTCAAATCGCTGGGAAAAAAGAGGAAACTCCCTGCCATAGGCTCTACACCGCTAAGAAAGAGGAGAAAGCTGACAAAAAAGTTAACAAACCCTTCGGGAAGGGTCGCTTTTTATGTGGGATGCGCCACCAATATGGTTCACCAGCATATTGGTGAGGCCATGATCAAGGTCCTTGAACATAACAACATAGAGGTAACGCTTGTAAATAACGAACAGTGCTGCGGCATTCCCTTCCTCTCGAAAGGAGACAGGGAAACGGCGGAACAACTGGCAAAGGCAAACATTGAAGCCTTTGCCTCTCTTAAAGTCGATGCCCTTTTAAGCTGCTGTGCCACCTGCAGCGCCACACTGAAAGATTACCCCAAATGGATCGATGACGAAAAGGCAAAGGCCCTGTCAGCAAAGGTCATGGATATTCACTACTACCTGGCCCATCACAGCGATTACAAAAAGGGCCTGGGTAAAATAGATGAGAGCATTACCTGGCACGACCCCTGCCATCTCGGCAGGGGACAGGACGTAATGGATGAGCCGAGAGAAATCCTTCGTTCAATTCCGGGCCTTAAATTCACCGAAATGTCAAAACCATGCCAATGCTGCGGTTTTGGTGGAGAAGTATCACTTAACGATTACAAAATGAGCATGACCATAGCCGGGGACAAGGTTCTGTCGGTAAAAGATTCCGGCGCAGAGGAACTGGTTACGGGTTGTCCCGCCTGTATCATGCACATGGAAGATGCCCTCAACCACTTTGGCCATGTCATCCCTGTACGGCATACCGTTGAGTACCTGGCAGAAGCATATAAAGCAGGCAAGAAAGAAAAGTAA
- a CDS encoding EAL domain-containing protein, giving the protein MKKKHSKEQDFISAPIHKDFYFNNYLEIPTVIKEYPEVEDILTRSRFIACITVQVAQLHAIEYQYGSMVYNDLLVRVTNILKKIKKKEFRGRDIFLVDLRDVDTFIIFLSPPRKDETRLLDHLEVIAEKTRVNIENEMFNLFFPYCKEYTRPAIGYALVINNPMINNMRLIMQVLNNSIKMGEFMSLKLDYSSNYHLQKIIIEESIRTVFQPIVDMQTLDVIGYETLSRGPEGSEFVSPLILFTLASKFGLSFELDSICRKQAFEAVRHLNTDKKIFVNTLTMTIHDPEFRGAYLEELFEDIKIKPENVVFEINEKLAIDNYDLFRNALKDYRDIGIVHASDDIGSGYADLERILELNPGYMKVDISMVRDIDKSFIRQQMVKAMVTLAKSLGSLIIAEGIETKAEYEKLKELEVTYGQGYLFGKPSHKLEPVNKDFLD; this is encoded by the coding sequence ATGAAAAAGAAACATTCCAAAGAGCAGGATTTTATATCAGCGCCGATCCATAAAGATTTTTATTTCAATAACTACCTTGAAATTCCTACAGTCATCAAAGAGTATCCTGAAGTAGAAGATATTCTTACCCGCTCCAGGTTTATTGCCTGTATTACCGTTCAGGTAGCCCAGCTTCATGCCATCGAATACCAGTATGGAAGCATGGTTTACAATGACCTGCTCGTCAGGGTGACGAATATCCTCAAAAAAATAAAGAAAAAGGAATTCCGTGGCAGGGACATATTTCTTGTTGATCTGCGGGATGTAGACACCTTTATTATTTTTCTTTCCCCTCCCCGTAAGGATGAAACCCGCCTTCTCGATCACCTGGAAGTGATTGCCGAAAAGACAAGAGTCAATATTGAAAATGAGATGTTTAATCTCTTTTTTCCCTACTGTAAAGAGTATACCCGGCCTGCCATCGGCTATGCCTTGGTTATCAATAATCCCATGATAAACAATATGCGCCTCATTATGCAGGTGCTCAATAACTCCATAAAGATGGGCGAGTTCATGTCCCTCAAACTCGATTACAGCAGCAACTACCATCTACAAAAGATTATTATCGAGGAGAGCATTAGAACGGTTTTTCAGCCCATCGTCGATATGCAGACCCTTGATGTTATTGGTTATGAGACCCTTTCCCGCGGCCCTGAAGGCAGTGAATTTGTAAGTCCCCTCATACTCTTTACCCTGGCTTCCAAATTCGGTCTCTCCTTTGAACTCGATTCCATCTGCCGTAAGCAGGCTTTTGAGGCCGTAAGGCACCTCAATACGGACAAAAAGATATTTGTCAATACGCTTACCATGACCATTCATGATCCTGAATTCCGCGGCGCCTACCTGGAGGAACTTTTCGAGGACATCAAGATCAAGCCGGAAAATGTTGTTTTTGAAATTAATGAAAAGCTGGCTATTGATAATTACGATTTGTTTAGAAATGCCTTGAAGGACTACCGCGATATCGGGATTGTTCATGCGAGCGACGACATTGGCAGCGGCTACGCTGATCTCGAGCGAATCCTGGAACTCAATCCCGGTTATATGAAGGTCGATATCTCCATGGTTCGAGACATTGACAAGAGTTTTATCAGGCAGCAGATGGTAAAGGCCATGGTTACCCTGGCTAAAAGTTTGGGTTCATTGATCATTGCCGAAGGGATAGAGACGAAGGCTGAGTATGAAAAGCTGAAAGAGCTTGAAGTCACCTACGGTCAGGGATATCTTTTCGGTAAACCTTCCCATAAACTGGAGCCGGTTAATAAGGATTTTCTCGATTAG